Proteins encoded together in one Triticum dicoccoides isolate Atlit2015 ecotype Zavitan chromosome 7B, WEW_v2.0, whole genome shotgun sequence window:
- the LOC119336286 gene encoding uncharacterized protein LOC119336286, which translates to MALVRDLWLPSSLGTMTGPIWPSIEAENFELRPGLIALVLQNQFRGLPNEDPHEHICNVLEYANTVQYHGVSQDAIKCMLFTFSLRDAAKDSYYSLPSRSYTWGDISQAFLHRYFPLYKQAAIRDQILSFAQDGSESLYAAWERYKYLLRKCPNHGQKDWLVLQIFYRGLTHASRDLIDMSAGGTIMNKTVEGAIILIESIAFHQMQWGCERPNSNPKVASHLQSEAVCSISEQKSSMVPNIQNQHVPFRGQQHFRAELDPPCRKIDLTSSILDDDYDIFQDDATIVDRMETTVADPIPHGNETVQIESKLQEDVYEEPTLIDAKLRQQDMEKFTCVSQLCDSWNLVVAPIAHTCVTTVSGIFVKKKSLAPPVVASISVKESISEKNSEDEIPTPAHTSKQVGDIPRREIVGSNLEELILQYPEKIPRVAELHDWWKSSVSVLKLSSDGDEENIAQKDSEVVISAPLPDHVSAYSQMGTLQTQLGVAGSSTIEDPEEERSQLEEEILEEEEQDDPELEQPSDQVEDSSSTTLEEAKEVVVDELEEPEIHLPIVIQERDVEGSR; encoded by the exons ATGGCTTTAGTACGTGATCTTTGGTTGCCAAGTAGTTTGGGCACGATGACAGGGCCAATTTGGCCATCTATTGAGGCCGAAAATTTTGAGTTGAGGCCTGGACTTATTGCTCTCGTCTTGCAGAATCAGTTTAGAGGATTACCCAATGAAGACCCTCATGAGCACATTTGTAATGTCCTGGAGTATGCCAATACTGTCCAGTACCATGGCGTTTCCCAAGATGCTATCAAGTGTATGCTGTTCACATTCTCTCTCAGAGATGCTGCTAAGGACTCGTACTATTCTTTGCCATCAAGATCATACACTTGGGGTGATATTTCACAAGCTTTCCTGCACAGATATTTTCCACTTTACAAGCAAGCTGCAATTCGTGACCAGATCCTCAGTTTTGCGCAAGATGGAAGTGAGAGCTTGTATGCAGCTTGGGAGAGATATAAGTATTTGCTTAGAAAATGTCCTAATCATGGGCAAAAGGATTGGTTAGTGCTCCAGATATTCTATAGAGGGCTGACACATGCTTCGAGAGATCTTATTGATATGTCAGCTGGTGGAACAATCATGAACAAGACCGTTGAGGGTGCAATTATTCTCATTGAGAGCATTGCCTTCCACCAAATGCAATGGGGTTGTGAAAGGCCTAATTCAAATCCGAAGGTTGCAAGCCATCTGCAATCAGAAGCTGTGTGTTCCATAAGTGAACAGAAATCATCCATGGTGCCTAATATTCAAAACCAGCATGTTCCATTCCGGGGACAACAACATTTCAGAGCTGAATTAGATCCTCCATGTAGAAAGATTGATCTTACTTCAAGTATCCTTGATGATGATTATGATATTTTTCAAGATGATGCAACCATTGTAGATCGGATGGAAACCACAGTAGCAGATCCAATACCTCATGGCAATGAAACTGTCCAGATTGAGTCAAAGTTGCAAGAAGATGTTTATGAGGAACCTACTCTGATTGATGCTAAGTTGAGACAGCAAGATATGGAGAAATTCACTTGTGTTAGTCAACTATGTGACTCGTGGAATTTAGTCGTGGCACCAATTGCCCACACTTGTGTTACAACTGTATCTGGGATATTTGTCAAGAAGAAATCATTAGCTCCACCGGTGGTTGCCTCTATCTCAGTTAAAGAGAGTATCTCAGAGAAGAATAGtgaagatgagattccaactcctgcaCATACATCTAAGCAAGTCGGAGACATTCCAAGGAGAGAGATAGTTGGGTCAAATTTAGAAGAGTTGATACTTCAATATCCTGAGAAGATCCCACGTGTTGCTGAGCTGCATGACTGGTGGAAGTCATCAGTGTCAGTGTTGAAACTTAGCAGTGATGGTGATGAGGAGAATATTGCTCAGAAAGACAGCGAGGTAGTGATCTCAGCACCCCTACCAGATCATGTTAGTGCATATTCACAGATGGGGACACTTCAGACTCAATTAGGTGTTGCTGGTAGTAGCACCATAGAAGATCCAGAGGAAGAGAGATCTCAACTTGAAGAAGAAATACTCGAAGAGGAGGAACAAGATGATCCAGAGCTCGAACAACCAAGTGATCAAGTTGAAGATTCATCATCTACTACtcttgaagaagcaaaagaagtTGTTGTAGATGAACTTGAAGAACCAGAAATTCATTTGCCTATTGTCATACAAGAGCGTGATGTAGAAG GTTCGAGGTGA